CCGGTCTTAACCCCCCCTACAATCCCTCGAACTCGGTCATGGCGAAAATATGCTCGCCTTTGAGCTTGTCCCGGCCCTTCAAATCCGGAAGCTCCACCACGAATCCGCATTCCATGACCCGGCCGCCCAGCCGTTTCACCAGTTTGACGCAGGCCTCCATGGTGCCGCCGGTGGCCAGAAGATCGTCGATGAGCAGAATCTTCTCCCCCTCTTTAACGGCGTCGATGTGAATCTCCACCTCATTTTGGCCGTATTCCAGGTCGTAGCTTTCGCTGATGGCATCCGCCGGCAGTTTTCCTTTTTTCCGAATGGGAATAAACCCCAGATGAAGCCGGTAGGCCAGAACGGCGCCGAAGACAAATCCCCTGGCGTCGATTCCCGCCACCTTGTCGATCTCCTCGTCCCGGTAGCGCTCGTGGAAGATGTCGCAGGTTTTGGCGTAAGCGTCGGGGTCCTTCATCAAAGTGGTGAGGTCTCTGAAAATCACTCCCTTTTCCGGCCAGTCCGCAATGGACCGTATGGTTTTTTTAATATCCATGATCTCCTCTACAGGGCTAAGCGTTCGATGGTTTGAATCAAAAGGGTCTTGACCCGCTGGGCGTTGTCGTTGAAAATCTCCAGGATGCGGTCCCAGGACACCGGCTCCTCATCGTCTTTCCAGCAGTCGTAATCCGTGGACATGGCCACGGCCGCGTAAGGAATCCCGGCCTCATTGGCCAGCGCGGCCTCGGTGGCGACGGACATGTTGATGATGTCCGCGCCCCAGGAGCGAAACATGAGGGACTCGGCGCGGGTGGAAAACCGGGGCCCCTCAATGGTGACCACGGTTCCTTTTTTATGGATTTTATAACTCAGCTCCCGGGACGCGGCGATAAGCGCGGCCCGAAGGCGCGAATCAAAGGGATCGGCCATGGGGGTGTGCGCCACCCCGTTTTCAAAGGACTCGAAAAACGTGTGGGCCCTTTTTTTGGTGAAATCAATGAACTGGTCCACGATGACGAAATCCCCGGGCGCCACCTCCTCCCGCAGGC
This genomic window from Candidatus Desulfarcum epimagneticum contains:
- the mtnP gene encoding S-methyl-5'-thioadenosine phosphorylase, producing MKIGIIGGSGLDDPDILKDAVEKRVETKFGAADLSVGKIRDQEIFLIARHGKGHVLSPGSVNYRANIAALKDMGADCALATTACGSLREEVAPGDFVIVDQFIDFTKKRAHTFFESFENGVAHTPMADPFDSRLRAALIAASRELSYKIHKKGTVVTIEGPRFSTRAESLMFRSWGADIINMSVATEAALANEAGIPYAAVAMSTDYDCWKDDEEPVSWDRILEIFNDNAQRVKTLLIQTIERLAL
- the apt gene encoding adenine phosphoribosyltransferase (Evidence 2a : Function from experimental evidences in other organisms; PubMedId : 3527873, 3534795, 397764, 6787390, 6801015, 9573169; Product type e : enzyme) — its product is MDIKKTIRSIADWPEKGVIFRDLTTLMKDPDAYAKTCDIFHERYRDEEIDKVAGIDARGFVFGAVLAYRLHLGFIPIRKKGKLPADAISESYDLEYGQNEVEIHIDAVKEGEKILLIDDLLATGGTMEACVKLVKRLGGRVMECGFVVELPDLKGRDKLKGEHIFAMTEFEGL